In the Streptomyces formicae genome, one interval contains:
- a CDS encoding sulfite oxidase-like oxidoreductase encodes MSRYTDFAPTRGFTGRARAADRDPRLPPGQYDARDGWPVLSAEVTPQLTAADWTFRVDGLVTTPHTWTWDEAHALPASEYRGDIHCVTSWSKFGVRFGGVSLDAFLAAAGPLPGATHVVAYSHTGYTTNLPLADVTGGKAWIVWEYEEGPLPAEHGGPARLIVPHLYFWKSAKWVAGLRLLDHDEPGFWEQNGYHHRGDPWAEERYSGD; translated from the coding sequence ATGAGCCGCTACACCGACTTCGCGCCGACCCGCGGCTTCACGGGCCGCGCCCGCGCCGCGGACCGCGACCCGAGGCTGCCTCCCGGGCAGTACGACGCGCGCGACGGCTGGCCCGTGCTGTCCGCCGAGGTGACGCCCCAACTGACCGCCGCGGACTGGACGTTCCGCGTCGACGGGCTCGTCACGACGCCGCACACCTGGACCTGGGACGAGGCGCACGCGCTGCCCGCGTCCGAGTACCGGGGCGACATCCACTGCGTGACCAGCTGGTCCAAGTTCGGGGTGCGCTTCGGCGGGGTGAGCCTGGACGCGTTCCTGGCGGCAGCGGGCCCGCTGCCCGGCGCCACACACGTCGTCGCGTACTCCCACACCGGCTACACCACGAACCTGCCGCTCGCCGACGTGACGGGCGGCAAGGCGTGGATCGTCTGGGAGTACGAGGAGGGGCCGCTGCCCGCCGAGCACGGCGGGCCCGCCCGGCTCATCGTCCCGCACCTCTACTTCTGGAAGAGCGCCAAGTGGGTCGCCGGGCTGCGCCTGTTGGACCACGACGAGCCCGGCTTCTGGGAACAGAACGGCTATCACCACCGGGGCGACCCGTGGGCGGAGGAGCGCTACTCCGGTGACTGA
- a CDS encoding amidohydrolase — protein sequence MYATDLPAQDRGGAMDLLVHGGDVLTVDDAGTLVPDGAVAVRAGRIVEVGPADRLRATYEAAEEIDARGCLVLPGLINTHTHLAMNLMRGIADDVTLQGFLERVVPREAAILSPGTVATAMRAAIAESVRGGVTTALDMFWFHESAEAAAREAGWRLLTGPTFMDVPGPPDGKPYAERLEWATAHLKAYVPAPGTRPVVCAHSAYTLNPAQLTEIAALAREHGALLHIHASENAAEVENVVAQHGMRPVELLDSLGVLGPDTLLAHAVDLTDAEIATLARTGTPVAHCPVSNLKLGCGIARVPELLDAGVTVGLGTDGAVSSNTLDLLGAVKIAALVHKAGGDPTAVGAEQAVRMATIESARALGLGDRLGSLEAGKRADLIVLDLDRPHLLPRHDPWSTLAYAAAASDVRDTVVEGRVLMRDRALRTLDEAAVLRDLAEAAAAEPETSTA from the coding sequence ATGTACGCCACTGACCTGCCCGCCCAGGACCGGGGCGGCGCCATGGACCTGCTCGTGCACGGCGGCGACGTCCTGACCGTCGACGACGCGGGCACCCTCGTGCCGGACGGCGCCGTCGCCGTCCGCGCGGGCCGGATCGTCGAGGTGGGACCCGCCGACCGGCTCCGCGCGACGTACGAGGCCGCCGAGGAGATCGACGCGCGCGGCTGCCTCGTCCTGCCGGGCCTGATCAACACGCACACGCACCTCGCGATGAACCTGATGCGGGGCATCGCCGACGACGTCACCCTCCAGGGCTTCCTGGAGCGGGTCGTGCCGCGCGAGGCCGCGATCCTGTCGCCCGGGACGGTGGCGACCGCGATGCGGGCCGCGATCGCCGAGTCCGTGCGCGGCGGTGTCACCACCGCGCTCGACATGTTCTGGTTCCACGAGTCCGCCGAGGCCGCCGCCCGCGAGGCCGGGTGGCGCCTCCTGACCGGCCCCACCTTCATGGACGTGCCGGGCCCGCCGGACGGCAAGCCCTACGCCGAGCGCCTGGAGTGGGCGACCGCGCACCTCAAGGCGTACGTCCCCGCGCCCGGCACCCGCCCGGTGGTCTGCGCGCACTCCGCGTACACCCTGAATCCCGCGCAGCTCACCGAGATCGCCGCGCTCGCCAGGGAGCACGGCGCGCTCCTCCACATCCACGCGTCCGAGAACGCGGCCGAGGTCGAGAACGTCGTGGCGCAGCACGGCATGCGCCCCGTGGAGCTGCTCGACTCGCTGGGCGTGCTCGGCCCCGACACCCTGCTCGCGCACGCCGTCGACCTCACGGACGCCGAGATCGCGACCCTGGCCCGCACCGGCACGCCCGTCGCGCACTGCCCGGTCTCCAACCTCAAGCTGGGCTGCGGCATCGCCCGCGTGCCCGAGCTCCTGGACGCGGGCGTCACGGTCGGCCTCGGCACGGACGGCGCGGTGTCCTCCAACACCCTCGACCTGCTCGGCGCGGTGAAGATCGCCGCGCTGGTGCACAAGGCGGGCGGCGACCCGACGGCGGTCGGTGCCGAGCAGGCCGTGCGGATGGCGACCATCGAGTCGGCGCGCGCCCTCGGCCTCGGCGACCGGCTCGGCTCCCTCGAGGCGGGCAAGCGCGCCGACCTGATCGTCCTCGACTTGGACCGGCCGCATCTGCTGCCCCGGCACGACCCGTGGTCGACGCTCGCGTACGCGGCGGCGGCCTCCGACGTCCGGGACACGGTCGTCGAGGGGCGCGTCCTGATGCGCGACCGCGCCCTGCGCACGCTGGACGAGGCCGCGGTGCTGCGGGACCTGGCCGAGGCGGCGGCCGCCGAACCGGAGACGAGCACGGCATGA
- a CDS encoding ABC transporter permease: MSVDSALFHSALLALTPILLAALGGAICERAGVFNIGLEGMMLIGCFSAVAGSWFTGSAWLGVLFGALASAAYAMILAVGTITLRGDAVVLGVALNLLAVGLTGFLLRTVFGVQGTFSDPGLAGLGGIDLGFLGPVLSGHSALVYLSWAAVAVAAVFLARHPWGLRLRGVGEAPDAAATLGVSPAKYQYAAVLTSGLLCGLAGAQLALGNVTLFSENMTAGRGWIAVVAVMLGRALPVGVLLAALLFGVAEAVGFRLQGNGLPQQATDAAPYVVTLVALFLSTARRKRRKRPEPLVGASS, translated from the coding sequence ATGTCCGTCGACTCCGCGCTCTTCCACTCGGCGCTCCTCGCCCTCACCCCGATCCTGCTCGCCGCGCTCGGCGGCGCGATCTGCGAGCGCGCGGGCGTGTTCAACATCGGGCTCGAAGGCATGATGCTGATCGGCTGCTTCAGCGCGGTCGCGGGCAGCTGGTTCACCGGCAGCGCCTGGCTCGGTGTCCTGTTCGGTGCCCTCGCCTCGGCGGCGTACGCGATGATCCTCGCCGTGGGCACCATCACCCTGCGCGGGGACGCCGTCGTGCTCGGCGTCGCGCTCAATCTGCTCGCGGTCGGCCTGACCGGGTTCCTGCTGCGTACGGTCTTCGGCGTGCAGGGCACCTTCTCCGATCCCGGGCTCGCGGGCCTCGGCGGCATCGACCTGGGCTTCCTCGGCCCCGTCCTGTCCGGCCACTCCGCCCTCGTGTACCTCTCGTGGGCGGCCGTCGCCGTCGCCGCCGTGTTCCTCGCGCGCCATCCCTGGGGGCTGCGGCTCCGCGGGGTCGGCGAGGCGCCCGACGCGGCCGCGACGCTGGGGGTGAGCCCGGCGAAGTACCAGTACGCCGCCGTGCTCACCAGCGGGCTGCTGTGCGGGCTCGCGGGCGCCCAACTAGCCCTCGGCAACGTCACGTTGTTCTCGGAGAACATGACGGCGGGCCGCGGCTGGATCGCCGTGGTCGCGGTCATGCTGGGCCGGGCCCTGCCGGTCGGGGTGCTGCTCGCCGCGCTGCTCTTCGGCGTCGCGGAGGCGGTCGGCTTCCGGCTCCAGGGCAACGGTCTGCCACAGCAGGCCACCGACGCCGCCCCCTATGTGGTGACCCTGGTCGCCCTCTTCCTGTCCACGGCGCGCCGCAAGCGCCGCAAGCGTCCCGAGCCCCTGGTAGGAGCCTCCTCATGA
- a CDS encoding ferredoxin reductase, producing MTDALPTSEGFVPPSRFAVPGRIAVSNRAAATWQRATVLEIRAETPAVSTFRLKVPEWQGHLPGQHLMLRLTAEDGYVAQRHYSIASAPDGSGEIELTLDHVPGGEVSGHLHTVARVGDTVEVRGPLSGFFAWPGDRPALLLGAGSGVVPLMSMVRHHRAAGLDLPLRLVVSARTRQDLIYAAEYAEETTAVLTRTEGRLNAAHLAPFLGADGQPEGGWEAYVCGSNGFAEHASRLLVAGGQPVDRIRIERFG from the coding sequence GTGACTGACGCACTCCCCACCTCCGAGGGCTTCGTGCCGCCGAGCCGGTTCGCCGTGCCGGGGCGCATCGCGGTCAGCAACCGCGCCGCGGCCACCTGGCAGCGCGCGACCGTCCTGGAGATCCGCGCGGAGACCCCTGCCGTCTCCACGTTCCGCCTCAAGGTGCCCGAGTGGCAGGGCCACCTGCCGGGCCAGCACCTCATGCTGCGGCTCACCGCCGAGGACGGCTACGTCGCCCAGCGGCACTACTCGATCGCGTCGGCGCCCGACGGCAGCGGCGAGATCGAGCTGACCCTGGACCACGTGCCGGGCGGTGAGGTCTCCGGACACCTGCACACCGTCGCCCGCGTCGGCGACACGGTCGAGGTGCGCGGGCCGCTGTCCGGGTTCTTCGCCTGGCCCGGCGACCGGCCCGCGCTGCTGCTCGGCGCGGGTTCCGGCGTGGTGCCGCTGATGTCGATGGTCCGCCACCACCGGGCCGCCGGGCTCGACCTGCCGCTGCGCCTGGTCGTCTCGGCGCGCACCCGACAGGACCTGATCTACGCGGCCGAGTACGCCGAGGAGACCACGGCCGTCCTGACCCGCACCGAGGGACGCCTGAACGCCGCCCATCTGGCGCCCTTCCTGGGTGCGGACGGGCAGCCCGAGGGCGGCTGGGAGGCGTACGTCTGCGGCTCCAACGGTTTCGCGGAGCACGCGTCGCGGCTGCTCGTGGCGGGCGGCCAGCCGGTCGACCGGATCAGGATCGAACGCTTCGGCTGA
- a CDS encoding alpha/beta fold hydrolase, whose translation MNVHLEKAGSKGPLLLCLHGIGSSSAAFAPQLAELSAYVRVIAWDAPGYAKSPDPAHPLDLDGFADAAAEVIRAHGTSAHVLGVSWGGVIALRLAARHPELVDSLIVADSSAGSGTDPAKAEGMRRRAAELAELGPREFAERRGPRLLSPDAPPELVRRVVDTMAASVRLPGYAYAAEAMAAADLRAELPAVSAPSLVLCGDQDRVTGVGASQVLAGALHKTAYVIVKDAGHLANQEQPERFDAWVLSHLRITDRLPETAHLPEQEFTSCL comes from the coding sequence GTGAACGTCCACCTGGAGAAGGCGGGTTCGAAGGGCCCGCTGCTGCTGTGCCTGCACGGCATCGGCTCCTCGTCGGCCGCGTTCGCACCCCAGCTGGCCGAGCTCTCCGCGTACGTGAGGGTCATCGCCTGGGACGCGCCGGGATACGCCAAGTCGCCCGACCCGGCACACCCGTTGGACCTGGACGGCTTCGCGGACGCGGCCGCCGAGGTGATCCGCGCCCACGGCACGTCGGCGCACGTCCTCGGCGTCTCCTGGGGCGGCGTGATCGCGCTGCGGCTCGCCGCGCGCCACCCGGAGCTCGTCGACTCGCTGATCGTCGCGGACTCCAGCGCGGGGTCGGGGACCGATCCGGCGAAGGCGGAGGGCATGCGGCGGCGGGCCGCCGAGCTCGCCGAGCTCGGACCGCGGGAGTTCGCCGAGCGGCGCGGCCCCCGGCTCCTCTCGCCGGACGCGCCGCCCGAGCTCGTGCGGCGGGTCGTCGACACCATGGCCGCGTCGGTGCGGCTGCCCGGCTACGCGTACGCCGCCGAGGCGATGGCCGCCGCCGATCTGCGCGCGGAGCTCCCCGCCGTCTCCGCGCCCTCCCTCGTCCTCTGCGGCGACCAGGACCGGGTCACCGGCGTCGGGGCCTCGCAGGTCCTCGCCGGAGCCCTGCACAAGACCGCCTACGTGATCGTCAAGGACGCCGGTCACCTGGCCAACCAGGAACAGCCCGAGCGCTTCGACGCCTGGGTCCTCTCCCACCTCCGCATCACCGACCGCCTTCCCGAGACCGCCCACCTTCCCGAGCAGGAGTTCACGTCATGCCTCTGA
- a CDS encoding VOC family protein, producing the protein MSHPPIARLRALRSVELLTPSFAQATDFYEDAWGLEVVESEHSASWLRGTGDEHHALQLTRSERAGLGRLTFSVGTPAEVDEAARRLEARGITPVAGPGPLDQVGGGYGLRFTDHEGRLLELSAQTWAVAPRGRAAAVPVGVTHAVLNTTDIDASVAFYTDVLGLRVSDWSEHQMAFLRCNADHHCVAFNQADWVSLNHVAYEMSSVDHFMRGLGRLRHHGVLPQWGPGRHGPGNNTFSYFTDPTGLVCEYTSEVAQVVEDRWIAKVWRRVPELSDLWGTAGPPSQEIRCHMAGSPEGARA; encoded by the coding sequence ATGTCCCATCCCCCGATAGCCCGGCTGCGCGCCCTGCGCTCCGTCGAGCTGCTCACCCCCTCCTTCGCCCAGGCCACCGACTTCTACGAGGACGCCTGGGGCCTCGAGGTGGTCGAGTCCGAGCACAGCGCGAGCTGGCTGCGCGGCACGGGCGACGAGCACCACGCCCTCCAGCTCACCCGCTCGGAGCGGGCGGGCCTCGGCCGCCTCACCTTCTCCGTCGGCACCCCGGCGGAGGTCGACGAGGCCGCCCGGCGGCTCGAAGCGCGCGGCATCACCCCGGTGGCGGGTCCAGGACCGCTCGACCAGGTCGGCGGCGGCTACGGCCTTCGCTTCACCGACCACGAGGGCCGCCTGCTGGAGCTCTCCGCGCAGACCTGGGCCGTCGCCCCGCGCGGCCGCGCCGCCGCGGTGCCCGTCGGCGTCACCCACGCCGTCCTGAACACCACCGACATCGACGCGTCCGTCGCCTTCTACACCGACGTGCTCGGCCTGCGGGTCTCCGACTGGTCCGAGCACCAGATGGCGTTCCTGCGCTGCAACGCCGACCACCACTGCGTCGCGTTCAACCAGGCCGACTGGGTCTCCCTCAACCACGTGGCGTACGAGATGAGTTCGGTCGACCACTTCATGCGGGGCCTGGGCCGCCTGCGCCACCACGGGGTCCTTCCGCAGTGGGGTCCCGGGCGGCACGGGCCCGGCAACAACACCTTCTCCTACTTCACCGACCCGACCGGGCTCGTGTGCGAGTACACCTCCGAGGTGGCCCAGGTCGTCGAGGACCGCTGGATCGCCAAGGTGTGGCGGCGGGTGCCCGAGCTGTCCGACCTGTGGGGCACGGCGGGCCCGCCCTCCCAGGAGATCCGCTGCCACATGGCCGGTTCGCCGGAAGGAGCACGCGCGTGA
- a CDS encoding aspartate dehydrogenase domain-containing protein yields MNATRKVGLVGWGAIGRVVGTALAEHRVPGAELVCVVDNRPLGEGAPAPQLSFDEALERCDLIVEAAGQGVVREWGERVLASGTDLLIASTGALTDEELAERLLAAGPGRVYFTGGAVGGLDLLQAVRALGPLDEVRLTTTKLPATLEQPWMDDELLSRLRTATGPVEVLAGTARDIPVRFPKSTNVAASVALAVGDLDTVRVQVVADPGAHHTRHVVEASGPHGAYRFEVAHLPDPGNPATSQVVPYAVLRSLAALAGRTGQIL; encoded by the coding sequence GTGAACGCCACCAGGAAAGTGGGCCTCGTCGGCTGGGGCGCCATCGGCCGCGTCGTCGGCACCGCGCTCGCCGAACACCGCGTTCCCGGCGCCGAGTTGGTGTGCGTCGTCGACAACCGCCCGCTCGGCGAGGGAGCGCCCGCGCCGCAGCTCTCCTTCGACGAGGCGCTGGAACGCTGCGATCTGATCGTGGAGGCGGCGGGCCAGGGCGTCGTGCGGGAGTGGGGCGAGCGCGTGCTCGCCTCCGGGACCGACCTGCTGATCGCCTCGACGGGCGCGCTCACCGACGAGGAGCTTGCCGAGCGCCTGCTCGCGGCGGGGCCTGGCCGGGTCTACTTCACCGGCGGCGCGGTCGGCGGGCTCGACCTCCTCCAGGCCGTACGCGCCCTGGGCCCGCTCGACGAGGTGCGGCTGACCACCACGAAGCTGCCCGCCACGCTCGAACAGCCGTGGATGGACGATGAGTTGCTGTCCCGGCTACGGACGGCGACAGGCCCTGTCGAGGTCCTCGCGGGGACCGCGCGCGACATTCCGGTGAGGTTCCCCAAGTCGACGAACGTCGCGGCCTCGGTCGCCCTCGCCGTCGGCGACCTGGACACTGTGCGGGTCCAGGTCGTCGCCGATCCGGGCGCGCACCACACGCGACACGTCGTCGAGGCGTCCGGCCCGCACGGCGCGTACCGCTTCGAAGTGGCCCATCTGCCGGACCCGGGCAACCCCGCGACCAGCCAGGTCGTGCCGTACGCGGTGCTGCGCTCGCTCGCGGCCCTTGCCGGGCGGACGGGGCAGATCCTGTGA
- a CDS encoding cupin domain-containing protein has translation MPLTTTAYDNGGDLAQYTDSLIASKESRVADFDTLSFQEKAGPQYRRGQIRYVGSGATGDHEGDSRILPSGGFTFSNMLLPPGAEGPAHTHHDVEEAFFVLEGEVRVGVHRGADEVEYRTLGYRDMIVVPAGVTRSLKNEGDTDALFCVVIGTRKPQVPSYPEYSPMHGVTRD, from the coding sequence ATGCCTCTGACCACCACCGCGTACGACAACGGCGGCGACCTCGCCCAGTACACCGACTCCCTGATCGCCTCCAAGGAGTCCCGCGTCGCGGACTTCGACACGCTCTCCTTCCAGGAGAAGGCGGGCCCGCAGTACCGCCGCGGCCAGATCCGCTACGTCGGCTCCGGCGCCACCGGCGACCACGAGGGCGACAGCCGCATCCTGCCGTCCGGCGGCTTCACCTTCTCCAACATGCTGCTCCCGCCCGGCGCCGAGGGGCCCGCGCACACCCACCACGACGTGGAGGAGGCCTTCTTCGTCCTGGAGGGCGAGGTCCGCGTCGGGGTGCACCGAGGTGCCGACGAGGTGGAGTACCGCACGCTCGGCTACCGCGACATGATCGTCGTCCCGGCCGGGGTGACCCGTTCCCTGAAGAACGAGGGCGACACGGACGCGCTGTTCTGCGTCGTCATCGGCACCCGGAAGCCGCAGGTCCCCTCCTACCCCGAGTACTCGCCGATGCACGGCGTCACCCGTGACTGA
- a CDS encoding purine-nucleoside phosphorylase: MTTSTDTLPITRVPRAGLPARAVVVGDPGRAAAVADLLFDAKEVSYHREYRVFTGSWQGTDVVVASHGVGAPGAILLFQELAEAGVSTLIRLGTAGAIRPGIRDGDLVIADAAVRDDGVTQQLIPAEYPAFSAPEAVLALQRAARAAEAPYHRGVVWTRAAFQPGFLPLPGEAYAAAGIAAIEMELSALYVFASTHGLTAGGALVVDGANADELVDTEATGGYDPHRNVVAEGVERGARITLDALRLLASAER; encoded by the coding sequence ATGACGACGTCCACCGACACCCTGCCCATCACCCGCGTGCCCCGGGCCGGGCTGCCCGCGCGGGCGGTCGTGGTCGGTGACCCGGGCCGCGCGGCCGCCGTCGCCGATCTCCTCTTTGACGCCAAGGAGGTGTCCTACCACCGCGAGTACCGCGTCTTCACCGGCAGCTGGCAGGGCACCGACGTGGTCGTCGCCTCGCACGGCGTCGGCGCGCCCGGCGCGATCCTGCTCTTCCAGGAGCTCGCGGAGGCGGGTGTCAGCACGCTGATCCGGCTCGGCACCGCGGGCGCGATCCGCCCCGGCATCCGCGACGGCGACCTGGTCATCGCGGACGCGGCGGTGCGCGACGACGGGGTCACGCAGCAGCTGATCCCCGCCGAGTACCCGGCGTTCTCGGCCCCCGAGGCGGTCCTCGCGCTCCAGCGCGCGGCGCGGGCGGCCGAGGCGCCGTACCACCGCGGGGTGGTCTGGACGCGGGCCGCCTTCCAGCCGGGCTTCCTGCCGCTGCCCGGCGAGGCGTACGCGGCGGCGGGCATCGCCGCCATCGAGATGGAGCTCTCCGCCCTTTACGTCTTCGCCTCCACGCACGGCCTGACCGCGGGCGGCGCCCTGGTCGTGGACGGCGCCAACGCCGACGAGCTCGTCGACACCGAGGCGACCGGCGGGTACGACCCGCACCGCAACGTGGTCGCCGAAGGGGTCGAGCGGGGCGCCCGGATAACCTTGGACGCGCTGCGCCTGCTGGCCTCGGCCGAGCGCTGA
- a CDS encoding MFS transporter has translation MTLNASDAAQDHAVLTARAAIAARFERLPLCRWHVTVRLIVGAVTFFEAFDQLLIAYALPELRHEFHLGTSGATLLLTVGSIGMLIGALLSGRLADRVGRVKVIAICVAVSSAANLALAAAPSLELFTGLRFVQGLAIGGEVPVAATFIAEITRSHRRGRFVLLYELVFPAGLTVGALVAAWVVPMLGWRWMYAIAALPGLLCILVQRKVPESPRWLADHGRTDEAAEVMTGIEREVERVTGKPLPPGPDAAPEPVPTATATETATAPETATSGLRGLFTGRYRRRTLVIGVLWFTGYFVNYGITSWLPTIYQNRYDLSLSDALLYSTVTSCAGLLGCLVAALTVDTAGRRRVITGCLGGAAAMLLVLAFLGADTPVEVLIWTSLAAVFFFGSNICLYLYTPELFPTRMRALGSSVGGAMNRLGVILGPIVVGAVYADGSVSTVFVMLGAVAVVGAVVAALGAEETAGRRLEEVSP, from the coding sequence ATGACGCTCAACGCTTCGGACGCCGCACAGGACCACGCCGTCCTGACCGCGCGCGCCGCGATCGCCGCCCGTTTCGAACGACTGCCCCTGTGCCGCTGGCACGTCACCGTCCGCCTCATCGTCGGCGCCGTCACCTTCTTCGAGGCCTTCGACCAGCTCCTGATCGCCTACGCCCTGCCCGAGCTGCGCCACGAGTTCCACCTCGGCACCTCGGGGGCCACCCTGCTGCTCACCGTGGGCTCGATCGGCATGCTGATCGGCGCCCTGCTCTCCGGGCGGCTCGCCGACCGCGTCGGCCGGGTCAAGGTGATCGCGATCTGCGTCGCGGTCTCCAGCGCCGCGAACCTCGCCCTGGCCGCGGCGCCCTCCCTGGAGCTCTTCACGGGCCTGCGTTTCGTCCAGGGCCTGGCCATCGGCGGCGAGGTCCCGGTGGCCGCCACCTTCATCGCCGAGATCACCCGCAGCCACCGGCGCGGCCGCTTCGTGCTCCTGTACGAACTGGTCTTCCCCGCGGGACTCACCGTCGGCGCCCTCGTCGCCGCCTGGGTGGTGCCGATGCTCGGCTGGCGCTGGATGTACGCCATCGCCGCACTGCCCGGGCTGCTCTGCATCCTCGTCCAGCGCAAGGTGCCCGAGTCGCCTCGCTGGCTCGCCGACCACGGCAGGACGGACGAGGCCGCCGAGGTGATGACCGGCATCGAGAGGGAGGTCGAACGCGTCACGGGGAAGCCGCTGCCGCCGGGGCCCGACGCGGCGCCCGAGCCGGTGCCGACCGCCACCGCCACGGAGACCGCCACCGCCCCGGAGACCGCCACCAGCGGCCTGCGCGGCCTGTTCACCGGCCGCTACCGCCGCCGCACCCTGGTCATCGGCGTCCTCTGGTTCACCGGCTACTTCGTCAACTACGGCATCACGTCCTGGCTGCCGACGATCTACCAGAACCGCTACGACCTGTCCCTCTCGGACGCGCTCCTCTACTCCACCGTCACGTCCTGCGCGGGCCTGCTCGGCTGTCTCGTCGCCGCGCTCACCGTCGACACGGCGGGACGCAGGCGCGTGATCACCGGCTGTCTCGGCGGGGCCGCCGCGATGCTGCTCGTCCTCGCGTTCCTCGGTGCCGACACCCCGGTCGAGGTGCTGATCTGGACCTCGCTCGCGGCGGTCTTCTTCTTCGGCTCCAACATCTGTCTGTACCTGTACACGCCCGAGCTGTTCCCCACCCGCATGCGGGCGCTCGGCAGCAGCGTGGGCGGTGCGATGAACCGGCTCGGCGTGATCCTGGGCCCGATCGTGGTGGGCGCGGTCTACGCGGACGGCAGCGTCTCGACCGTGTTCGTGATGCTGGGCGCGGTGGCCGTGGTGGGCGCCGTCGTCGCGGCGCTCGGCGCGGAGGAGACGGCGGGGCGGCGCCTGGAGGAGGTGTCCCCCTGA
- a CDS encoding aldehyde dehydrogenase family protein produces the protein MLRIPADEARIGGRWRRGAGAPAPTVDPATGRVLTTVHAVTAEEVAEAADAAARAAADPRWRELPPHRRAELLHRVARLIDEAADELAALQTADTGKTLAETRALVASAAGTFRYTAAAVETAEESITPARGDYVTMSAYEPIGVVGAINPWNSPVASDAQKLAPALAGGNAVLLKPAEWTPLVSLALGRLIGRALDELGLPAALLSVLPGRGSVVGDAIVRDPRVGKVTFTGGTATGRTIAHAAAEKLMPLSLELGGKSPTVVLADADVEQALAGVMFGVFSSSGQSCVAGSRLFVARELYAEFVGELVERARALRVGPGTAPDTQVAPLVHHDHRDAVAARVDLAREEGGRVLCGGAAPDGAAYRDGAYYLPTVVEGLPNSSRTCQEEIFGPVLVALPFDDEEDLVAQANDSVYGLACGIWTRDHRAAWRIARRIEAGTVWINTYKQFSISTPFGGMKDSGLGREKGRDGIRAHQRQKSLYWGTAETPLPWAN, from the coding sequence ATGCTTCGCATCCCGGCCGACGAGGCACGCATCGGGGGCCGGTGGCGACGCGGCGCGGGCGCCCCCGCCCCGACCGTCGACCCGGCCACCGGGCGCGTGCTCACCACCGTGCACGCGGTCACCGCCGAGGAGGTCGCCGAGGCGGCCGACGCCGCGGCCCGCGCCGCGGCCGACCCGCGCTGGCGGGAGCTGCCGCCGCACCGGCGCGCCGAACTCCTGCACCGCGTCGCCCGGTTGATCGACGAAGCGGCCGACGAGCTCGCCGCGCTCCAGACCGCCGACACCGGAAAGACGCTCGCCGAGACCCGCGCCCTGGTGGCCAGCGCCGCCGGCACGTTCCGCTACACCGCGGCCGCGGTGGAGACCGCCGAGGAGTCGATCACGCCCGCGCGCGGCGACTACGTCACGATGAGCGCGTACGAGCCGATCGGCGTGGTCGGCGCGATCAACCCCTGGAACTCCCCCGTCGCCAGCGACGCGCAGAAGCTCGCCCCCGCGCTCGCGGGCGGCAACGCGGTGCTCCTCAAGCCCGCCGAGTGGACTCCGCTCGTCTCACTGGCGCTCGGCCGCCTGATCGGCCGGGCCCTGGACGAACTCGGCCTGCCCGCAGCCCTGTTGTCCGTCCTGCCCGGGCGCGGCAGCGTCGTCGGCGACGCGATCGTGCGCGATCCCCGCGTGGGCAAGGTCACCTTCACCGGCGGCACGGCGACCGGGCGGACGATCGCCCACGCGGCCGCCGAGAAGCTGATGCCGCTCTCCCTGGAGCTCGGCGGCAAGTCACCGACGGTCGTCCTCGCCGACGCCGACGTCGAACAGGCCCTGGCCGGGGTGATGTTCGGGGTGTTCTCCTCCAGCGGGCAGTCCTGTGTGGCGGGGTCGCGGCTCTTCGTGGCGCGCGAGCTCTACGCGGAGTTCGTCGGTGAACTGGTCGAGCGCGCGCGGGCGTTGCGGGTGGGCCCCGGCACCGCCCCTGACACCCAGGTGGCGCCGCTGGTGCACCACGACCACCGGGACGCGGTGGCCGCGCGCGTCGACCTGGCGCGCGAGGAGGGCGGGCGGGTCCTGTGCGGCGGCGCGGCGCCCGACGGCGCGGCGTACCGGGACGGGGCGTACTACCTGCCCACGGTCGTCGAAGGACTGCCGAACTCCTCGCGCACCTGCCAGGAGGAGATCTTCGGCCCGGTCCTCGTCGCCCTGCCCTTCGACGACGAGGAGGACCTCGTCGCCCAGGCCAACGACTCCGTCTACGGCCTGGCCTGCGGGATCTGGACCCGCGACCACCGCGCCGCGTGGCGGATCGCGCGCCGGATCGAGGCGGGCACCGTCTGGATCAACACCTACAAGCAGTTCAGCATCTCCACCCCCTTCGGCGGCATGAAGGACAGCGGCCTCGGCCGCGAGAAGGGCCGCGACGGCATCCGCGCCCACCAGCGCCAGAAGTCCCTGTACTGGGGCACCGCCGAGACCCCGCTGCCCTGGGCCAACTGA